The Mycolicibacterium fluoranthenivorans genomic interval GACGTCCACTCGGCGTCGGCGGGTCGCGTGTCGGCTTCGGTCATGTACCGATCATTGCGCATCGCCACGGCGCATTCCAGTGCGGCGCGACTAACAGTCGGTGCCCGTACACGCCAGCTTGCCGATCACCCGGCTGGTGGCCGGGCCGACGCCGAGGCGCAACGCCGCGGCGAGATCATCGGGGGTGTCGATATCGCAGCGTAGGCCCGGCCAATCGCCGGTGAGTTCGACCGCACCCGAATCTGCGTGGCGGCGTGCGGAATCCGTACCGAACCGCGGGTCGAGCGGTGCGCCGAAGGTGAACAGCGCGGAGGTGCCGGTGCCGTGGCGATCGCCGACGAAGCTGCGCCGGTGCGCTGCCGCCGCGGTGATGGCATCGCTCAGCTCGTCGGTGCGCAGTGCCGGCAGGTCACCCTGAAGGATCATCATCGCCGTTGTCGCACTGGATCTTTCGGCGGCTGCGAGGGCATTGTTGAGCGGGTCGAGATGGCCGTCGGGGGTGGGATCGGCGAGTGCCTGGGCGCCGAGTTCGACGGCGGCGGCGGCCGCCGCCGGGTCCGGTGTCACCACCGTGATCGAACTCACCGCGGGCACCGCTGCCGCCGACGAGATGGTGTCGGCCAGCATGGCGAGCACCAGACGCTCACGCGCCGCCGCCGACAGCACCGGCGCCAGCCGGGTCTTGGCGGCGTTGAGCCGCTTGACCGCGATCACCAGGCCCACCTGTGTCCCCACCCCCGCCATCCTGCCAGCCGGCCGGCGCACGGGGGTGATCGCGCTAGGGTGAAGCGTGGTCGAAGCCGCGGTGATGGGTGCCGGTGCATGGGGAACAGCGCTGGCGAAGGTGCTTGCCGATGCCGGTAACGGTGTGACGTTGTGGACGCGCCGTCCCGAGCTCGCCGAGGAGATCAACGCGACCCACCGCAGTCCGTTCTACCTCGGGGACACGGTGCTGCCGGAGAGTATCCGGGCCACCTGCGATCCGGCCGAGGCGCTCGACGGTGCCTGCACCGTGCTGCTCGGGGTGCCGTCACAGACGCTGCGGGCCAATCTCGAGCACTGGAAGCACCTGATCGGTGCCGACGCCACGCTGGTGAGCCTGGCCAAGGGCATCGAGTTGGACACCCTCATGCGGATGAGTCAGGTGGTGGTGCAGGTCACCGGTGCCGACCCGGCGCGGGTCGCGGTGGTGTCCGGGCCCAACCTGGCCAAAGAGGTCGCCGATGGGCAACCGGCGGCCACGGTGGTCGCCTGCAGCGACTCCGGCCGGGCGGTGGCCCTGCAACGTGCCCTGTCCACGCCGTACTTCCGGCCGTATACCAATGCCGACGTGGTGGGCGCCGAGATCGGCGGCGCCTGTAAGAACGTCATCGCGCTGGCCTGCGGCATGGCCGCGGGTGTCGGGCTGGGGGAGAACACCTCGGCCGCGATCATCACCCGGGGCCTGGCCGAGATCATGCGGCTGGGAATCGCGTTGGGCGCCAAAGGCGCCACCCTGGCCGGGCTGGCCGGTGTCGGCGACCTGGTCGCCACGTGCACGTCGCCGCGGTCGCGCAATCGCACCTTCGGGGAGCGTCTCGGGCTGGGCGGTTCGATGGAATCCGCGCTGGCGGCCGCCGAAGGGCACGTCGCCGAGGGGGTGACCTCGTGCCGGTCGGTGCTCGCACTCGCGTCCAGCTATGACGTGGAGATGCCGCTCACCGATGCCGTCCACCAGGTCTGCCACCGCGGGTTGTCCGTCACCGACGCCGTCATGCTGCTGCTCGGGCGCAGCACCAAACCGGAGTAGGCCGGCATGGGCGGGACATACGGGGATTCCACCCGAACGGTCAAAGTCGTTGGCGGCCACGCGAGTCCGGGTGCTCCGATAGCTCCCGCACCGGTTCCGGCCTCGGCCTACCACCTGGCGGCCGACGAATCGGGGGATCTGGACACCTATGGTCGGGTGTCGAATCCGACCTGGCGTCAACTGGAATCGGCGTTGGCGGAGTTGGAGGGCGCGTCCGCCGCGCTGACCTACGGCTCCGGGATGGGCGCCATCACCTCGGTGCTGCGGGTGCTGACCCGGCCGCAGACCACGCTCGTGGTGCCGGCCGACGGCTACTATCAGGTCCGCCGCTACGCGGCCGAATACCTTGCCCGGCAAGGGGTCAACGTTGTCGAAGCGACCGCGGCGCAGATGTGCGATGCGGCCGCGGACGCCGATGTGGTGCTGGCCGAGACACCGGTGAACCCCACGCTGGATGTGGTCGATCTGCACCGCCTGGCCACCATCTGCCGGGGCCGCCGAAGCACCCTGGTGGTGGACAACACCGCCGCGACACCGCTGGGTCTGCAACCGCTGTCGCTGGGCGCGGACCTCGTGGTCGCCAGCGCCACCAAGGCGCTGGCGGGGCACAGCGACCTCTTGGCGGGGTACGTGGCCGGATGCAACGACGAGCTGATGGCCCGGATCGAGCGGGATCGGCTGCTGTCCGGGCCGGTGCTCGGGCCGTTCGAGGCGTGGTTGGTGTTGCGCAGTCTGGGCACCGCGGGTCTGCGGATCGTACGGCAGTGCCGCAACGCCGCGGCGGTGGCCCTGATGCTGCGCGATCACCCCGCCGTCCGGTCGGTGCGCTATCCCGGCCTGCCCGGTGACCCCTCGCATCCGGTCGCAGCCGAACAGATGAAGCGCTTCGGCGGTCTGGTGGCCGTCGAACTCGAGGACGCGGCGGCCGTCCACGCCCTGGTCGAGCGCAGCTCGCTGTTGGTGGCGGCGACGAGCTTCGGTGGCATCCACACCTGCGTGGACCGCCGGGCCCGCTGGGGTGACCCGGTCGGCGCGGGCTTCGCGCGACTGTCGCTGGGTATCGAGGACACCGACGACATCGTCGCCGATATCGAGAGCGCGCTGGGCTGAAACTCCCCGCCGCGGCGCCAGCCGGTAACGTCTCCTGATTGTGAGTGCCCGTATCCGCGTCGCCGTCATCTACGGCGGACGCAGCTCTGAGCACGCGATCTCGTGTGTGTCGGCCGGCAGTATCCTGCGCAACCTCGACCCGGAACGGTTCGAGGTGGTCGCCGTCGGGATCACGCCCGAGGGATCCTGGGTGCTCACCGACGGCCGCGCGGAGACCCTGGCCATCACCGACGGCACGCTGCCCGAGGTGACCGGAGCCTCCGGAACCGCCCTGGCGCTGCCCGCCGATCCGCTCCGCCGGGGTGAGCTGCTGTCCCTGGACGAGTCCGCCGGTGACCTGCTGGCCGCCGTCGACGTCGTCTTCCCGGTGCTGCACGGTCCCTACGGCGAGGACGGCACCATCCAGGGGCTGCTGGAACTGGCGGGGGTGCCCTATGTCGGCGCCGGGGTCCTGGCGAGTGCGGCCGGTATGGACAAGGAGTTCACCAAGAAGCTGCTGGCCGCCGAAGGCCTGCCGATCGGTGACCAGGTGGTGCTGCGCGCACACCACGCCACGCTGGAGCTGGAGGACCGGGAACGACTGGGCCTGCCGGTGTTCGTGAAGCCGGCGCGCGGCGGGTCGTCCATCGGCGTCAGCCGCGTGACGGCGTGGGACCAGCTTCCCGCGGCCATCGCCCACGCACGTACGCATGACCCCAAGGTGATCATCGAGGCCGCGGTGCCCGGCCGCGAGCTCGAATGCGGGGTGCTGGAGTTCCCCGACGGCCACCTGGAGGCCAGCACGGTGGGCGAGATCCGGGTGGCCGGTGTGCGCGGCCGTGAGGACGGCTTCTACGACTTCGCCACGAAGTACCTGGAGGACGCCGCGGAACTCGACGTGCCGGCCAAGGTCGACGACACCGTCGCCGAAGAGATCCGGCAGCTGTCGATGCGGGCCTTCCGCGCCATCGACTGCCAGGGCCTGGCCCGGGTCGACTTCTTCCTCACCGAGCAGGGCCCGGTGATCAACGAGATCAACACGATGCCCGGGTTCACCACCATCTCGATGTACCCGCGGATGTGGGCGGCCAGCGGCGTGGACTATCCCACCCTGTTGGCGACGATGGTCGAGACCGCCGTCGCCCGCGGTACCGGCCTGCGCTAGCGCGGCGATGCCGTTGTTGAGCCTCAGGCCGGCGGGCCGGGATTCAGCGGCTGCGCCGGCATCACCTGCGCGATCGTGCGTGACATCAGCTGGATCGGCGTGGGTCCCGACCCCTGCGGCAGCGTCAGCGCCACGTAGGTCCCGCGGTCGACCGCGAACCAGGTGCTCGAGCCGTCACCTTTGACCTCGAACCAACTCACCTCGTCGACCACCTGCAGCGGCGCCCCCACCACGAAATCGGCGGGCCGGTCCAGTCCGCAGCGCAGGATCACCGGTTCGGTGTTCGCGGACTCCTGCTGCCAGGCGGCGGCACCCGCGGGCACCGGCTCGACGGCCACGGCGCGGTGGTAGTCACCGAGTTGGTCGGGCAGGCTCGCGAGCAGCGCCGCGCACTGCGGTCCGTCGGCGGCCGGGGCCGGGGCGGCGGCGATCGCCACCGGACGGGGAGCCGGATCGGTCTGGCGGATGGCGGCGAGGCTGAGCAGCACGATCACTGCGGCCAGCGCGACACCGGCCGCCGCGATGATCAGGCCCCGAGGCGGACCGTCCTGGATATCGGGATCGGGCACCCCGCAACTCTATGGGGCGGCCCCGTCGGCGATCGGGCAGGTCAGGGTGCGGGTGATACCGGTCACCTGCTGCACCTGTGCGGCGACACCGTCATGCAGTTCGGCCATGGTGTTGGCGCCGATCCTGGCGACCACGTCGTACGGGCCGGTGACGTACTCGGCAGAGAGCACCCCGGGCAATCCGGCAAGTTGTTTGGCGACGACCTCGGCACGGCCCACCTCGGTTTGAATCAGCATGAAAGCCTCCACCACCGGGTGTCCCCTCCATTCCAGTACATAGACTCGGCGTCGCAGGGACCAAACGTACCGCAGGTCGCGTGACTGTTCAGGGTGGAGACAGGTGAGATGACGGACAGGGACCCCACCCTGGCGCAGGTCGGGGAGTTCACCGTCATCGACAGGATCGTGGCGGGACGTGCGCAACCGCCGTCGGTGGTCCTGGGCCCCGGCGACGACGCGGCGATCGTGCTGGCCGGCGACGGCCGCACCGTGGTGTCGACCGACATGCTGGTGCAGGACCGGCACTTTCGGCTGGACTGGTCCACGCCGTACGACATCGGCCGCAAGGCGATCGCCCAGAACGCCGCCGATGCCGAGGCGATGGGCGCCACCCCGACGGCGTTCGTGGTGGCTTTCGGGGCCCCCAAGGAAACGCCGGCCTCGGCGGCGGTCGCCATGAGCGACGGGATGTGGGCCGAGGTCGCGAAATTCGGAGCCGGGATCGTCGGCGGCGATCTGGTGAGTGCACCGCTGTGGGTCGTCTCGGTGACCGTGCTCGGTGACCTCGGTGGTCGCGAACCCGTACGCCGGGATACCGCGCGGCCGGGTGACATCGTGGCGGTCATCGGCGAACTCGGTCGCTCGGCGGCCGGGTATGCGTTGTGGCTCAAGGGAATCTGCGAGCCGGCCGAATTGCGCCGGCGGCATCTGGTGCCGGAGCCGCCGTACGGACAGGGTGCGGCTGCCGCGCGGGCCGGCGCCAGCTCGATGACCGACGTGTCCGACGGGCTGGCCGCCGATCTGGGACATATCGCGGCGGCCTCCGGGGTGCGCATCGACCTGTCGAGGCAGGCGCTGCGGGCCGACCACGACGCGCTGGCCCCGGTGGCCGCCGGCACCGGTGACGACGCGTGGGACTGGGTGCTCGGCGGCGGTGAGGACCATGCGCTGGTGGCCACCTTCGCCGGGGCGCCGCCACCTGGCTGGCGCACGATCGGGCGTGTGCTCGACGGCGCCGCCGGCGTGGACCTCGACGGTGAGCCGTGGCGCGGAAGCGCGGGCTGGCAGTCGTTCTGAACGCCGGACACGCTAGTTTGGGCGTTCGTGACACCACGCCCTCTGACCGAACTCGTCGAACCGGGATGGGCGCGCGCGCTCGAGCCGGTGGCCCCGCAGATCACGGCACTCGGGGAATTCCTGCGTGAAGAACTGGCCGCCGGGCACCGCTACCTGCCGGCCGGCGAGAACGTCTTGCGGGCGTTCACCTTTCCCTTCGAGGCCGTACGGGTGCTCATCGTCGGCCAGGATCCGTACCCGACGCCGGGGCATGCGGTGGGTCTGAGCTTCTCGGTGGCACCCGATGTCCGCCCGGTACCGCGCAGTCTGGGCAACATCTTCAACGAGTACAGCACCGACCTGGGGCACCCGGTACCCGCGACCGGTGATCTCACCCCGTGGGCGCAGCGGGGCGTGATGCTGCTCAACAGGGTGCTCACGGTGCGGCCGGGCAGTCCGGCCTCACACCGCGGAAAGGGCTGGGAGGCGATCACCGAACGGGCGATCCGGGCCCTGGTGGCCCGGCCGCAGCCGCTCGTCGCGGTGTTGTGGGGACGCGATGCCGCCACCCTCAAGCCGATGCTGGCCGAGGGCGACTGTGCGGTGATCGAGTCGGTGCACCCGTCGCCGCTGTCGGCGTCCCGCGGATTCTTCGGCTCCCGGCCGTTCAGCAGGACCAACGAGCTGCTGACCGGGCTGGGTGCCGATCCCATCGATTGGCGTCTGCCGTAAAGCAGGCACGCAAATAGGCCGGTGGACCGAAGTCCACCGGCCTATCGACGCGGAGTGCGGCCTAGATCAGCCGCGGGCGACCTTGCCCGCCTTGAGGCAGGAGGTGCACACGTTCAGGCGCTGCTTGTTGCCACCCGGACGGGCGACGGCACGCACGGTCTGGATGTTCGGATCCCAGCGACGGTTGGTCCGACGATGCGAGTGCGACACCGACTTGCCGAAGCCGGGGCCCTTCGCGCAGATATCGCACACGGCAGCCATATCGAGAACTCCTTGTATTAGTACTTGGGGGGTCTGGATGCTGCGCCGCCAAAGCGTCGCGAGTCGACCCGACAACCTGACCAGGATACCGGCCGGGGTGACGGATCGCCAAAACGGTCCACAACCTGTGCAGCAGCGCGCCGGATTGTCGGGTGCGGTGGCTAGGCTGGCGCGGTCTGAACGTGCGTCAGTGGAGGTGAGGTGGCCGAGATTTCGGGAGTTCGGCTCGACGCGGCCGGCCTGCGGGATTGGGCGCACCACGCTGTCGGGCACCTGATCACCCATACCGACGAGATCAACGGCCTCAACGTCTTCCCGGTGGCGGATTCCGACACCGGGACGAACATGCTGTTCACCATGCGGGCCGCGGTGGTCTGGGCCGATGACCGGGTCGGCCAGGACATCGCCACCGGAGTCGCCGGGGTGGCCGCGGCACTGTCCGACGGCGCCCTGCACGGGGCCCGCGGCAACTCCGGGGTGATCCTCTCGCAGATTCTGCGGGGCCTCGCGGAGGTCACCGCCGGTCTCGGCCTCGCCGAGATCGACGGACCGGGGCTGGCCGAGGCGCTGCGCCGCGCCGAGGGGTTGGTCGTCGCCTCGATGGGTCAGGAGGTGCCCGGCACCATCGTGTCGGTGTTGCAGGCCGCCGCGGGCGCCGCCGAGGACGCGGCCGCGTCGGGCGCCGAGGTGGGCGTGGTCGTGGCATCGGCCGCCGATGCGGCGGCGATCGCACTGGAGAAGACCCCGGACCAACTCGACGTGCTGGCCGAGGCGGGCGTCGTGGATGCCGGCGGCCGGGGTCTGCTGGTGCTGCTGGACGCCATGACCATGACCCTCACCGGCGCCGCGCCGCGGCGGCCGCGGTACGAACCGGCGACCCCGCCCGTCGAGGTCTCCGCCGGCTCGGCCACTCCCCGGTTCGAGGTGATGTATCTGCTCAGCGGATGCGGCCAGGGCGATGTCGACAGACTGCGCGGCGCACTGGACGAACTGGGAGATTCGGTGGCCATCGCTGCGGCCGCCTCCAGCGGGGCCGCCGGCAGCCATTCGGTGCACGTGCACACCGACGATGCCGGCGCGGCCGTGGAGGCGGGGCTGGCGGCCGGCGTGCTCAGCCGGATCCAGATCACCGCGCTGACCGGAGCCCACCCGAATGCGCACCGGAGCCGGGACCGCGCGGTGCTCGCGGTGGTCGACGGTGACGGCGCCGACGAACTGTTCGCCGGTGAGGGCGCCCGGGTGTTACGGCCCGACGACGGCGCGCCGATCAGCGCCCAGCGGTTGCTGCGGGCGCTCGTCGAGGCCGATGCCGAACAGGTGATGTTGTTGCCCAACGGCTTTGTCGCCGCTGAGGAACTCGTCGCCGGCTGCACCGCGGCCACCGGCTGGGGTATCGACGTGGTGCCGGTGCCGGCCGCATCCATGGTGCAGGGTCTGGCCGCGTTGGCGGTGCATGACGCGGGCCGCCAGACCGTCGATGACGGATACGCCATGGCGCGGGCCGCGGCGGGGGCCAGGCACGGTGCGGTGCGGGTGGCCACGGAGTCGGCGCTGACGTGGGCGGGTGCGTGCAAACCCGGCGACGGTCTCGGCATCACCGGTGACGAGGTGCTGATCGTCGCCCACGATATCGGCTCGGCCGCAACGGGTTTGGTTGATCTTCTGCTGGCTTCCGGCGGCGAACTGGTGACCGTCCTGATTGGCGCCGGGGTCGACGACGCGGTGGGTGAGCAGTTGCGCAGGCATGTGCACGAGCGACATCTCGGTGCCGAGGTGATCAGTTACCGCACCGACCACCATGGGGACGCACTGCTGATCGGGGTGGAATAACGGTGGTCGCACTGGGCGAACGGCTGGTCAACGTGCTGGGGGCCAAGGCCGCCGACAAGCTGGAGGAGGCATTCGGACTCCGCAC includes:
- a CDS encoding thiamine-phosphate kinase; this encodes MTDRDPTLAQVGEFTVIDRIVAGRAQPPSVVLGPGDDAAIVLAGDGRTVVSTDMLVQDRHFRLDWSTPYDIGRKAIAQNAADAEAMGATPTAFVVAFGAPKETPASAAVAMSDGMWAEVAKFGAGIVGGDLVSAPLWVVSVTVLGDLGGREPVRRDTARPGDIVAVIGELGRSAAGYALWLKGICEPAELRRRHLVPEPPYGQGAAAARAGASSMTDVSDGLAADLGHIAAASGVRIDLSRQALRADHDALAPVAAGTGDDAWDWVLGGGEDHALVATFAGAPPPGWRTIGRVLDGAAGVDLDGEPWRGSAGWQSF
- the rpmB gene encoding 50S ribosomal protein L28 — translated: MAAVCDICAKGPGFGKSVSHSHRRTNRRWDPNIQTVRAVARPGGNKQRLNVCTSCLKAGKVARG
- the cofC gene encoding 2-phospho-L-lactate guanylyltransferase; the encoded protein is MAGVGTQVGLVIAVKRLNAAKTRLAPVLSAAARERLVLAMLADTISSAAAVPAVSSITVVTPDPAAAAAAVELGAQALADPTPDGHLDPLNNALAAAERSSATTAMMILQGDLPALRTDELSDAITAAAAHRRSFVGDRHGTGTSALFTFGAPLDPRFGTDSARRHADSGAVELTGDWPGLRCDIDTPDDLAAALRLGVGPATSRVIGKLACTGTDC
- a CDS encoding uracil-DNA glycosylase, whose protein sequence is MTPRPLTELVEPGWARALEPVAPQITALGEFLREELAAGHRYLPAGENVLRAFTFPFEAVRVLIVGQDPYPTPGHAVGLSFSVAPDVRPVPRSLGNIFNEYSTDLGHPVPATGDLTPWAQRGVMLLNRVLTVRPGSPASHRGKGWEAITERAIRALVARPQPLVAVLWGRDAATLKPMLAEGDCAVIESVHPSPLSASRGFFGSRPFSRTNELLTGLGADPIDWRLP
- a CDS encoding cystathionine gamma-lyase; this encodes MGGTYGDSTRTVKVVGGHASPGAPIAPAPVPASAYHLAADESGDLDTYGRVSNPTWRQLESALAELEGASAALTYGSGMGAITSVLRVLTRPQTTLVVPADGYYQVRRYAAEYLARQGVNVVEATAAQMCDAAADADVVLAETPVNPTLDVVDLHRLATICRGRRSTLVVDNTAATPLGLQPLSLGADLVVASATKALAGHSDLLAGYVAGCNDELMARIERDRLLSGPVLGPFEAWLVLRSLGTAGLRIVRQCRNAAAVALMLRDHPAVRSVRYPGLPGDPSHPVAAEQMKRFGGLVAVELEDAAAVHALVERSSLLVAATSFGGIHTCVDRRARWGDPVGAGFARLSLGIEDTDDIVADIESALG
- a CDS encoding DAK2 domain-containing protein, which codes for MSGVRLDAAGLRDWAHHAVGHLITHTDEINGLNVFPVADSDTGTNMLFTMRAAVVWADDRVGQDIATGVAGVAAALSDGALHGARGNSGVILSQILRGLAEVTAGLGLAEIDGPGLAEALRRAEGLVVASMGQEVPGTIVSVLQAAAGAAEDAAASGAEVGVVVASAADAAAIALEKTPDQLDVLAEAGVVDAGGRGLLVLLDAMTMTLTGAAPRRPRYEPATPPVEVSAGSATPRFEVMYLLSGCGQGDVDRLRGALDELGDSVAIAAAASSGAAGSHSVHVHTDDAGAAVEAGLAAGVLSRIQITALTGAHPNAHRSRDRAVLAVVDGDGADELFAGEGARVLRPDDGAPISAQRLLRALVEADAEQVMLLPNGFVAAEELVAGCTAATGWGIDVVPVPAASMVQGLAALAVHDAGRQTVDDGYAMARAAAGARHGAVRVATESALTWAGACKPGDGLGITGDEVLIVAHDIGSAATGLVDLLLASGGELVTVLIGAGVDDAVGEQLRRHVHERHLGAEVISYRTDHHGDALLIGVE
- a CDS encoding NAD(P)H-dependent glycerol-3-phosphate dehydrogenase, which encodes MVEAAVMGAGAWGTALAKVLADAGNGVTLWTRRPELAEEINATHRSPFYLGDTVLPESIRATCDPAEALDGACTVLLGVPSQTLRANLEHWKHLIGADATLVSLAKGIELDTLMRMSQVVVQVTGADPARVAVVSGPNLAKEVADGQPAATVVACSDSGRAVALQRALSTPYFRPYTNADVVGAEIGGACKNVIALACGMAAGVGLGENTSAAIITRGLAEIMRLGIALGAKGATLAGLAGVGDLVATCTSPRSRNRTFGERLGLGGSMESALAAAEGHVAEGVTSCRSVLALASSYDVEMPLTDAVHQVCHRGLSVTDAVMLLLGRSTKPE
- a CDS encoding Lrp/AsnC family transcriptional regulator codes for the protein MVEAFMLIQTEVGRAEVVAKQLAGLPGVLSAEYVTGPYDVVARIGANTMAELHDGVAAQVQQVTGITRTLTCPIADGAAP
- a CDS encoding D-alanine--D-alanine ligase family protein, which produces MSARIRVAVIYGGRSSEHAISCVSAGSILRNLDPERFEVVAVGITPEGSWVLTDGRAETLAITDGTLPEVTGASGTALALPADPLRRGELLSLDESAGDLLAAVDVVFPVLHGPYGEDGTIQGLLELAGVPYVGAGVLASAAGMDKEFTKKLLAAEGLPIGDQVVLRAHHATLELEDRERLGLPVFVKPARGGSSIGVSRVTAWDQLPAAIAHARTHDPKVIIEAAVPGRELECGVLEFPDGHLEASTVGEIRVAGVRGREDGFYDFATKYLEDAAELDVPAKVDDTVAEEIRQLSMRAFRAIDCQGLARVDFFLTEQGPVINEINTMPGFTTISMYPRMWAASGVDYPTLLATMVETAVARGTGLR
- a CDS encoding DUF3515 domain-containing protein; protein product: MPDPDIQDGPPRGLIIAAAGVALAAVIVLLSLAAIRQTDPAPRPVAIAAAPAPAADGPQCAALLASLPDQLGDYHRAVAVEPVPAGAAAWQQESANTEPVILRCGLDRPADFVVGAPLQVVDEVSWFEVKGDGSSTWFAVDRGTYVALTLPQGSGPTPIQLMSRTIAQVMPAQPLNPGPPA